From the genome of Pseudomonas sihuiensis:
CTGCGCTCCCAGCGCACCTTGCCCACCCAGCCACCGCCGACTTCGTACAGGCTGCCGGTGTCCTGACAGGCGGCGCTGCCGAGGTACACCACCAGCGGGCTGACCAGCTCGGGTTTGAGTTGCTCGAACACCTGCGGCGGGATCAACCCTTCGGTCATGCGCGTGGCACCGGTCGGTGCGATGGCGTTGACCAGGATATTGTTCTTGCGCCCTTCGATGGCCAGTGTACGCGTCAGCCCGTAGAGGCCGAGCTTGGCCATGCCATAGTTGCTCTGGCCGAAGTTGCCGTAGATGCCGGAGGTCGACGAGGTGAAGATGACCCGGCCGAAGTTCTGTTCGCGCAAGTGAGGCCAGGCCGCGTGAGTGGTCTTGTAGGCACCTTCGACATGAACCCTGTAGACCAGATCCCAGTCGGCATCTTCCATCTTGTGGAAGCTCTTGTCGCGCAGGATGCCAGCGTTGTTGACTAGCACATCGATACGGCCGAAATGATCCAGCGCCGTCTGCACGATCTTGTAGCCATCGGTGACCGAGTCATGGTTGGCCACTGCAGTACCACCGAAGGCGCGAATCTCTTCCACCACCTTGTCGGCCGCCGAAGCGTTGGCCCCTTCACCATGGGTGCTACCGCCGAGATCGTTGACCACCACCTTGGCGCCATGGCGAGCGAACAGCAGTGCATGGGCGCGGCCCAGGCCACCGCCAGCACCGGTGACTATGACTACTTGATCTTCGAAACGGATGGCATCGCTCATCGACAGCTTCCTCGGGCAGGTTGTGAATGCACCGAGTGTCAGGCAGCCCCGCGCGCTTCACAAGGCGCGCGGGACTGCTGAATGACGGCCGATAATGCGACCTTATACGGCTCAGTTACCGGTGCCGGAACCCGAGCCGGAACCACTGCCATCACCCGAACCACCCCGGTCACCGCCGGGGTTGCCATCGGTGTTGGGGCCCTGCACCGGCGGGATGCCCTCACCGTCATCGGCCGGATTCATCGGATTGCTGTCCCCCGGTGTGGTCGGCGTGGTGGGCCCAGGAGTACCCGGCGCATCGTTATCGCTACCGGCAAAGGCCGGCAATGCCATCGCGCCCAGAATCCCGCTCAGCAGCAATGCAGATAATTTCTTGTTCATGTTGTTCATGAGTAACCTCGACTTTCCTGTGAGTGACACAGTTACTGAGTCGCTCACGGTGCCGGAGGTTCGACAAAAATTATCGCAACGCTGACCCGCTCATCCTCGCGTACGCTCAGGCAATACGAATCAGGCTGAGGTGGTTGTACAGATGCAACACGTGCGCCTCGGCGTATTCGCCATGCTCCAACGCGCCATAGGCGAAGTGCGGCTGCAGCGCACCCTGGTGCTCGGCAAAACGCTCAAAAGCCACCTGCAGTCGCTGCAAGGCCAAGGCCTGATCGGCTGGCTCGATCAGAGCGGCTGCGCCGGGAATTGCCTCATCCAGCGGATGACGCATGGCGCCGCGCGCGCTGAACACGGCGAACGCGGCTGGCCCGAGGCTATGGCGAAACCAGGCCGGTTTCAGTTCGGGATAACCGTCGATGGAATAATCGATGCTTTGCGCGCAGTGATTGAATACTTCGCTCGGGCTCCAGCCGCGAATGCTCTGCAGCGTCTTGCCTTGCAGATCCGCCAGCACCTGGCGCGCGCCCTCCAGGCTGACGACCGCCGGCCGCGGCCCGGCAGGCAAGGCCCAGAAGCCGGCGCCCAGTGCGGCGGCTCCACCGAGCGCAGCGCCTTTGAGCAGGGTACGTCTACGCATGCGAGCTCCTTGCGTCGCGAAACTGCAGGTAATGCTCGAGCACCTCAGCCGGCGCCTCCAGCTGCGGATAGTGGCCAATGCCGTCGAGCAGAACGGTGTCGGCGTCGGCGATCAACTCACGGTAACGCGCCACCATATGCGCACCGGAGATGGGATCGAAGGCGCCATCAATCACCCGCATAGGCAGCGTCGTGGCCTGCATCGCCGTGACCCAGCGCTGCCGTTGCTGGCGCCGCTCGGGCATGTAGCGAATCAGACGATGCATCACCGCCGGGCCGTTGTTGTACGCCACCAGTTGCCACAGGGCATCCAGTTCGGCTTCGCTGGCCTGGGTGTGCGGGCCGAAGATGCGGGCGAAACTCTGTGCCAGCTTGCGCCGTGAGAACAACGGCCCGATCAGCGGACCAAGCGGCCCGAGCAGCAACTTCTGCACCCGCACCGGATGATGGGTTTCGGGGAACAGACCGCCGTTGAGGAACACACAACTCGCCAGCTGCAGTTGCCCCTCCTGATGCCGCGCGATCAGCTCCTGGGCAACGCTGTCACCATAGTCGTGAGCCAGCACATGCACCGGGCGCCGTTCGCCAATATGGGCCAGCAGTTCCTGCTGCAGATCGGCCTGTTCCAGCAAGCTATAGGCATGCCCACGCGGCTTGGCCGAGTAACCGAAGCCAAGCATGTCGCAGGCGATCACCCGGTAACGCTCGGCCAGTGTCGCCCACAGGCGATGCCAGTCCCAGCTGGCACTGGGAAAGCCGTGAATCAGCAGCAGCGGCTGGGCTTGCGTGTCTCCAGCGGTCCAGTAACGGATCGTGTGACCACGAAAGTGCAACGCCTGGCTTTGCGCGCGCCAATCATCCAGGGCGATGCCTGGCAGCTCGCTCACTGGTCGTAACCTGGCATCTGCTGGTCCAGCTTGCGCAGCAGCGCTGGCCAGGGCAACGCGCCGCCCATGCCCTGCGGCGTTTTCATCACGCCAGCGATCATCGCCCGCGCGCCGTCGAGAATCTGCTGCGGAATGTGGATCAGCTCGGCACCGCCGCTCTGCGCCATGACCTGGATCTCGCAGGCACGCTGCAGGATGAACATGCCGAGAAAGGCGTCGGCGATGCCGCCGAAAGCAGTGAGCAACCCATGGTTGGGCAGGATCATGAAGTTCTTGTCGCCCAGGTCCGCCTGCAGCCGCGCTTTCTCATCATGATTCAGCGCCACGCCCTCATAGCCGTGGTAGGCCAGGCTGGCGAGGACGAACAGCGATTGCTGCGACAGGGGCAGCAAGCCCTGCTTCTGCGCCGACACGGCGATGCCCGCCGGGGTGTGAATGTGCAGCACGCAGCCGACGTCGTGGCGCACCTCGTGCACGGCGCTATGAATGGTGTAACCGGCTGGATTGATGTCGAACGGGCTGTCCATCAGCTTGTTGCCCGCCAGGTCGACCTTGACCAGGCTCGACGCCGTGATTTCGTGGAACATCAGGCCATAGGGGTTGATCAGGAAATCTTCCGTACCCGGTACCTTGGCAGAGATATGGGTGAAGATCAGATCGTCCCAGCCATAGAGGGCGATCAGCCGGTAGCAGGCGGCGAGGTCGACGCGTGCACGCCATTCGGCCTCGGAAACCAGATTCTTCACGGCAGGGAGTTTCAGCGGAGCATTCACGGCGGTCACCTCGATATTCTTGTTGGTCGGTGGTGTCCGCAGTCTAGCCAGGCGCGTCGCTGGCGGTAGTTGCCCTGGCAGCCATCTTGATGGCTTTGCGGGTCATGGCGCTGGCGCGCCGCGGTGCGATAGGCAGGTATTCGCCGCTTTTATCGCCGGTCAAACCAGCTCGGGGTAATCGCGCGCCAGCAGCGGCCACTGTGCCTGAGCCTCGGCATCATCGGCCAGCAGGCGAAAGCCCTCGAACTGGAACTCCGGCGCCACAGTGCAACCGACCAGCGTATAGGCGCCCGTCGAGCGCGCCGCCTGCCAGGCATGAGCCGCTACCACGCGCTGCGGCATCTGCCCCTCACTGACCGGCCCGAGCAACTCGCAACGCACCGCGTTGGGGGTATCGGCTACCAACAACTGCAGAGGGTCGCCCTCGTGAAAGTGCCACAGCTCGTCGGCGTCGACCCGATGCCAGCGACTGACCGCACCACCCGGCAGCAGGAACAGAATTGCACTGGAAGCCGCCCGACCCTGAGCATTGCGCTGCGCCGAAACGAACAGGCGACGGTAGTAACCGCCCTCGGGATGCGCGGCAAGCCCGAGGCTGTCGATCAACTGGCGAGCGCGCGGGTGCACGTCAGGCCTTCAGCGCCGCCACGAAGGCTTGCAGCCAGGGTTCGGCATCGGTTTCAGGCGTGACGGTTTCGCTGGAGTCCAGGCGCAGCATTTCCACCACTTCGCGCAGGCCCAGCTCGGCATACAGCTCACGCATCAGTTCACCGCCGCCGCAGAAGGTGTCATAGCTGGAGTCGCCCAGCGCCAGCACCGCAGCCGGTTTGCCGCTCCAGGCCGGCAAACGGTCTCTGATTTCGCTGTACAGCGGCAGCAGGTTGTCCGGCAGCTCACCCATGCCAGTGGTGGACGTGACGGTAAGGAAGGCGTCCGGCGCGAAGGCCAGCAGCT
Proteins encoded in this window:
- a CDS encoding SDR family oxidoreductase is translated as MSDAIRFEDQVVIVTGAGGGLGRAHALLFARHGAKVVVNDLGGSTHGEGANASAADKVVEEIRAFGGTAVANHDSVTDGYKIVQTALDHFGRIDVLVNNAGILRDKSFHKMEDADWDLVYRVHVEGAYKTTHAAWPHLREQNFGRVIFTSSTSGIYGNFGQSNYGMAKLGLYGLTRTLAIEGRKNNILVNAIAPTGATRMTEGLIPPQVFEQLKPELVSPLVVYLGSAACQDTGSLYEVGGGWVGKVRWERSLGAGFDPKAGFSPEDVAAQWQRICDFEGAAHPADNVEALKEMMANLQKYAL
- a CDS encoding DUF1569 domain-containing protein, which encodes MRRRTLLKGAALGGAAALGAGFWALPAGPRPAVVSLEGARQVLADLQGKTLQSIRGWSPSEVFNHCAQSIDYSIDGYPELKPAWFRHSLGPAAFAVFSARGAMRHPLDEAIPGAAALIEPADQALALQRLQVAFERFAEHQGALQPHFAYGALEHGEYAEAHVLHLYNHLSLIRIA
- a CDS encoding alpha/beta fold hydrolase, which produces MSELPGIALDDWRAQSQALHFRGHTIRYWTAGDTQAQPLLLIHGFPSASWDWHRLWATLAERYRVIACDMLGFGYSAKPRGHAYSLLEQADLQQELLAHIGERRPVHVLAHDYGDSVAQELIARHQEGQLQLASCVFLNGGLFPETHHPVRVQKLLLGPLGPLIGPLFSRRKLAQSFARIFGPHTQASEAELDALWQLVAYNNGPAVMHRLIRYMPERRQQRQRWVTAMQATTLPMRVIDGAFDPISGAHMVARYRELIADADTVLLDGIGHYPQLEAPAEVLEHYLQFRDARSSHA
- a CDS encoding class II aldolase/adducin family protein: MNAPLKLPAVKNLVSEAEWRARVDLAACYRLIALYGWDDLIFTHISAKVPGTEDFLINPYGLMFHEITASSLVKVDLAGNKLMDSPFDINPAGYTIHSAVHEVRHDVGCVLHIHTPAGIAVSAQKQGLLPLSQQSLFVLASLAYHGYEGVALNHDEKARLQADLGDKNFMILPNHGLLTAFGGIADAFLGMFILQRACEIQVMAQSGGAELIHIPQQILDGARAMIAGVMKTPQGMGGALPWPALLRKLDQQMPGYDQ
- a CDS encoding cupin domain-containing protein, which codes for MHPRARQLIDSLGLAAHPEGGYYRRLFVSAQRNAQGRAASSAILFLLPGGAVSRWHRVDADELWHFHEGDPLQLLVADTPNAVRCELLGPVSEGQMPQRVVAAHAWQAARSTGAYTLVGCTVAPEFQFEGFRLLADDAEAQAQWPLLARDYPELV
- a CDS encoding flavodoxin; the protein is MKVAILSGSVYGTAEEVARHAERQLKAAGLDAWHKANVSLEELLAFAPDAFLTVTSTTGMGELPDNLLPLYSEIRDRLPAWSGKPAAVLALGDSSYDTFCGGGELMRELYAELGLREVVEMLRLDSSETVTPETDAEPWLQAFVAALKA